Proteins from a genomic interval of Luteibacter pinisoli:
- a CDS encoding DUF4381 domain-containing protein, whose amino-acid sequence MPDNGPALRDVHVPHVSWWPLAPGWWVLAALLVAALVVGVWSWRRRARHRRYIESVLVELHTARARHASDGDNAAFAGTVHQLLRRVARSRDPRSVTLAAGAWRDALASMAPKRDVSRLAVLDQVMYRPDAALDIDAVATDVDQWVRDALSPRAGHGRRRAHVVS is encoded by the coding sequence ATGCCGGACAACGGTCCCGCGCTCCGCGACGTCCACGTGCCCCACGTTTCGTGGTGGCCGCTGGCGCCCGGCTGGTGGGTGCTGGCCGCGCTGCTCGTGGCGGCGCTGGTCGTCGGCGTGTGGTCGTGGCGCCGGCGCGCCCGGCATCGTCGCTATATCGAGAGCGTGCTCGTCGAACTGCACACGGCGCGTGCGCGGCATGCGAGTGATGGCGACAACGCAGCGTTCGCCGGCACCGTCCACCAGCTGCTCCGTCGCGTCGCGCGCTCGCGCGATCCGCGCAGCGTGACGCTGGCGGCCGGTGCGTGGCGGGACGCGCTGGCTTCCATGGCGCCGAAACGGGACGTTTCCCGGCTCGCGGTGCTGGACCAGGTGATGTATCGGCCGGACGCCGCGCTCGATATCGACGCGGTAGCCACCGATGTCGACCAGTGGGTACGCGACGCGCTTTCGCCGCGCGCCGGGCACGGCAGGCGGAGGGCGCATGTCGTTTCCTGA
- a CDS encoding VWA domain-containing protein, with the protein MSFPEFAWPWLFLALPLPWILRRVLRPLRPAQALNLPQPGISLVPASANRASFAASALMVLAWVCLVTAAARPQHLGPPEPQKRSGRATMLAVDLSGSMSLDDMQLAGRQVTRFAAVEAIAGDFIDRRAGDELGLVLFGSQAYLVTPLTYDLDAVRAQLHDAVVGLPGRETAIGDAIAVAVKRLADLPQQARVLVLLTDGVNNAGSIAPREAARAAKAAGVRVYTIGIGATAMRVPDFFGSRIENPSADLDVGMLTDIANQTGGRFFRATDTDELAQAYRQIDELEPVPQQGATLRPRDERFRWPLVAGLVLLAIGLLPRLLPPRGAA; encoded by the coding sequence ATGTCGTTTCCTGAATTCGCCTGGCCCTGGCTTTTCCTCGCGCTGCCGCTGCCGTGGATCCTGCGCCGCGTGCTTCGCCCCCTGCGCCCGGCGCAGGCACTGAACCTGCCGCAGCCGGGTATTTCCCTGGTGCCCGCCTCGGCAAACCGTGCCTCGTTTGCCGCCTCGGCGCTGATGGTGCTGGCGTGGGTGTGCCTGGTGACCGCTGCCGCACGCCCGCAGCATCTCGGGCCGCCCGAGCCGCAGAAGCGCAGTGGCCGCGCCACCATGCTCGCCGTGGATTTGTCGGGAAGCATGTCGCTGGACGACATGCAGCTGGCCGGGCGCCAGGTCACCCGCTTTGCCGCCGTCGAGGCCATCGCCGGCGACTTCATCGACCGTCGTGCCGGCGATGAGCTGGGCCTCGTGCTGTTCGGTTCGCAGGCCTACCTGGTCACGCCGCTCACGTACGACCTGGATGCCGTGCGTGCCCAGCTGCACGACGCCGTCGTCGGTTTGCCGGGCCGTGAAACCGCGATCGGCGACGCGATCGCCGTGGCGGTGAAGCGCCTGGCCGATCTGCCGCAGCAGGCGCGTGTGCTGGTGCTGCTCACCGATGGCGTGAACAACGCCGGATCCATCGCACCGCGTGAGGCCGCACGTGCGGCGAAGGCGGCGGGCGTCCGTGTTTACACCATCGGCATCGGTGCCACGGCGATGCGCGTGCCGGACTTCTTCGGTTCGCGCATCGAAAATCCCTCCGCCGATCTCGACGTGGGCATGCTCACCGACATTGCCAACCAGACGGGCGGCCGCTTTTTCCGTGCCACCGACACCGACGAACTGGCGCAGGCGTACCGGCAGATCGACGAACTCGAGCCCGTGCCGCAGCAGGGCGCCACCCTGCGCCCGCGCGACGAACGCTTCCGCTGGCCGCTCGTCGCCGGACTCGTGCTGCTTGCCATCGGCCTGTTGCCGCGGCTGCTGCCACCGCGAGGTGCGGCATGA
- a CDS encoding tetratricopeptide repeat protein — MNTLMTHFHFMQPNWLWLLLLVPPLAWAMLRRSPEVRVLSRLADPALLPYLLDGTPRASRLPAWAVAAAASLAILALAGPAWNHASAPLFSERAAQVVVVSMSPHMLARDVVPDRLSRARYKVRELYAANGDGMNALVAYTGETFTVAPLTTDAHSVDDLLSALAPDTMPVGGDDPGKAIDQAVELIRHADVRGGSIVVVTDRADSDAQAAAHRAVAAGDRVSVLGIGTPRGGPITTDDGQFLKDDQGNIIMAPRDDGSLRALAAAGGGAYAPAADDRSDINAMMTALHAASAAKEEAGASTAQWEDRGPWLLLPLLPLVALGFRRGWLLVLALALLPVAPSHAASVRDVFRTRDQQAADALAQGDAKKAQALAQSAALRGAAAYRAGDYPAAEAALQNAQGSDGQYNLGNALAKQQRYEDAVAAYDRAIKADPNNADAIANRKAVEDFLKQQKQKKDDQGPKGQKDGKPNQKPGDQGKDQQQGQQGQQDDPSKGQQGGQSSGGDDQKNQQGAPGQAGEGEGKDQGKDAGKAQAPQGDPNAKSAAERAQAEQAQQALKQKMDAALAAQGKGEKSDQHDLGQLSESEASSKLPPDVRRQLLRVPDDPGGLLRRKFMLEYQRRHGAEPEE; from the coding sequence ATGAATACGCTGATGACGCATTTCCACTTCATGCAGCCGAACTGGCTGTGGCTCCTGCTGCTGGTGCCGCCGCTGGCGTGGGCCATGCTGCGCCGCTCGCCGGAAGTGCGCGTGCTCTCGCGCCTGGCGGATCCGGCCTTGTTGCCGTACCTGCTCGACGGCACGCCGCGCGCCTCCCGCCTGCCTGCGTGGGCCGTCGCCGCTGCCGCATCACTGGCCATCCTCGCGCTCGCTGGGCCGGCGTGGAACCATGCGTCCGCGCCGCTGTTCAGCGAGCGCGCCGCGCAGGTCGTCGTCGTTTCGATGTCTCCCCACATGCTAGCGCGCGACGTCGTGCCCGACCGCCTCAGCCGCGCACGCTACAAGGTGCGCGAGCTGTACGCGGCGAACGGCGACGGCATGAACGCGCTCGTGGCGTACACCGGCGAGACCTTCACGGTCGCGCCGCTGACCACCGACGCGCACAGCGTGGATGACCTGCTCTCGGCGCTGGCGCCCGACACGATGCCCGTGGGCGGTGACGATCCCGGCAAGGCCATCGACCAGGCGGTGGAGCTGATTCGCCACGCGGATGTACGCGGTGGTTCCATCGTGGTGGTGACCGATCGTGCGGATAGCGATGCCCAGGCGGCGGCACACCGCGCCGTGGCCGCGGGTGACCGTGTCTCGGTGCTCGGCATCGGTACGCCGCGCGGTGGTCCGATCACCACGGACGATGGCCAGTTCCTGAAGGACGACCAGGGCAACATCATCATGGCGCCGCGCGATGATGGCTCACTGCGCGCGCTGGCGGCCGCCGGTGGTGGCGCCTACGCTCCCGCCGCTGACGATCGCTCCGACATCAACGCCATGATGACGGCGCTGCACGCGGCGAGTGCCGCGAAAGAAGAGGCGGGCGCCAGTACGGCCCAGTGGGAAGATCGCGGCCCGTGGCTGCTGCTGCCCCTGCTGCCCCTGGTGGCGTTGGGCTTCCGTCGCGGCTGGCTGCTGGTGCTGGCGCTTGCGTTGCTGCCCGTGGCGCCCTCGCACGCGGCGAGCGTGCGCGATGTGTTCCGCACGCGCGACCAACAGGCGGCTGACGCGCTCGCGCAGGGCGATGCAAAGAAAGCCCAGGCGCTCGCGCAGAGTGCGGCGTTGCGCGGCGCCGCGGCCTACCGCGCCGGCGACTACCCGGCAGCGGAAGCTGCGCTGCAGAACGCGCAGGGGTCGGACGGCCAGTACAACCTCGGCAACGCGCTGGCGAAGCAGCAGCGTTACGAAGACGCCGTGGCCGCGTACGACCGCGCCATCAAGGCCGATCCGAACAACGCGGACGCCATTGCCAACCGCAAGGCCGTGGAAGACTTCCTGAAGCAGCAGAAGCAGAAGAAAGACGACCAGGGGCCGAAAGGCCAGAAAGACGGCAAGCCGAACCAGAAGCCGGGTGACCAGGGCAAGGATCAGCAGCAGGGCCAGCAAGGCCAGCAGGACGATCCCTCCAAGGGCCAGCAGGGCGGCCAGTCGTCCGGTGGTGACGACCAGAAAAACCAGCAGGGCGCCCCTGGCCAGGCCGGCGAAGGCGAAGGCAAGGACCAGGGCAAGGACGCTGGCAAGGCGCAGGCGCCGCAGGGCGATCCGAATGCCAAGTCGGCGGCCGAGCGCGCCCAGGCCGAGCAGGCCCAGCAAGCCCTGAAACAGAAGATGGACGCCGCGCTCGCCGCGCAAGGCAAGGGCGAGAAGAGCGACCAGCACGACCTCGGCCAGCTGTCCGAATCCGAGGCATCGTCGAAGCTGCCGCCCGATGTGCGCCGCCAGTTGCTGCGCGTGCCGGATGATCCGGGCGGCCTGCTGCGCCGGAAGTTCATGCTTGAATACCAGCGCCGCCATGGCGCGGAGCCGGAGGAATGA
- a CDS encoding BatD family protein, with amino-acid sequence MRHAWMALALLMTATHAHAQATAPVASLDRSRVGNGETVTLNIEVGDDDLGNPDLSPLGTDFIVLGTSTNHTLSIVNGKREAHTILGVALRPKHEGQLTVPALSIGNQATQPLPLTVEATSSASADAANQPIVLDGKVDPAQGYVGQQFDYTLRLYFAVNLADGQLGDPSAEGAEIRRLGSDANYQSVRGGRRFNVVERHYAIIPQHPGTLQIKPPAFQGTAVDPTDVNSFFGAGQPVNAVAQPEHVEVKARPSSAPDGAWLPARSLTLSLTGFPADGKARVGQPITLGMRLDATGLPFEALPALSLPKLDGADVYPDKAVTGSSTNGPWITGRREQGFAVVPTRTGTLHIPETTLHWWNVTTDKAETATIPARDITVGPGSGVQAAVPATSASVAVAPATTTAPPVATTVTLQAGTPWRLIAAAVAALWLLTVGAWILWARRRRGGAATVPPPMPAEATRQGPAREHFSQALERGDLVRAEHALLAWARQARPGLRNLGELSAALRPGRQPDAIDALQRARFSNGTADAADLRAAFKNGFDWRPVEGPCGTGGGLPPLYPR; translated from the coding sequence ATGCGCCACGCATGGATGGCCCTTGCCCTGTTGATGACGGCGACGCATGCGCACGCGCAGGCCACCGCGCCGGTCGCATCGCTCGACCGCTCACGCGTGGGCAACGGCGAGACCGTGACGCTGAACATCGAGGTCGGCGATGACGACCTGGGCAATCCCGACCTGTCACCGCTGGGCACGGATTTCATCGTGCTGGGTACGTCGACGAACCACACGCTGAGCATCGTCAACGGCAAACGCGAGGCACACACCATCCTCGGCGTGGCCCTTCGCCCGAAACACGAAGGGCAACTCACCGTCCCGGCGTTGTCCATCGGCAACCAGGCCACCCAGCCCTTGCCCCTTACCGTCGAAGCCACATCAAGCGCGTCGGCCGATGCCGCTAACCAGCCCATCGTGCTCGATGGCAAGGTGGATCCAGCCCAGGGCTACGTCGGCCAGCAGTTCGATTACACACTGCGTTTGTATTTCGCGGTGAACCTCGCCGATGGCCAGCTCGGTGATCCGTCGGCCGAGGGCGCGGAAATCCGTCGCCTCGGCTCCGACGCGAACTACCAGAGCGTGCGCGGCGGACGCCGCTTCAACGTGGTGGAACGCCACTACGCGATCATCCCTCAGCACCCGGGCACGCTGCAGATCAAGCCGCCAGCCTTCCAGGGCACGGCGGTGGATCCGACGGACGTCAACTCGTTCTTCGGCGCAGGCCAGCCCGTGAACGCCGTGGCGCAGCCAGAACATGTCGAGGTGAAGGCACGGCCTTCGTCGGCCCCGGACGGCGCATGGCTGCCGGCGCGGTCGCTCACGCTCTCGCTTACGGGGTTCCCTGCCGACGGCAAGGCCCGTGTCGGCCAGCCGATCACCCTTGGCATGCGCCTGGATGCCACGGGCTTGCCGTTCGAAGCGCTACCGGCGCTGTCGCTGCCAAAGCTCGATGGCGCGGACGTCTATCCGGACAAGGCCGTCACCGGCAGCAGCACGAACGGCCCATGGATCACGGGCCGTCGCGAGCAGGGCTTTGCCGTGGTGCCTACGCGCACCGGCACGCTGCACATTCCGGAAACCACGCTGCACTGGTGGAACGTCACCACGGACAAGGCGGAGACCGCGACGATTCCCGCACGCGATATCACCGTTGGGCCCGGCAGTGGCGTGCAGGCCGCGGTGCCCGCCACGAGCGCCAGCGTCGCCGTCGCGCCTGCCACAACGACAGCGCCTCCGGTGGCCACCACCGTGACGCTCCAGGCGGGCACGCCGTGGCGCCTGATCGCCGCGGCGGTCGCGGCGCTCTGGCTGCTGACGGTGGGCGCCTGGATCCTCTGGGCAAGGCGCCGCCGGGGCGGCGCCGCGACCGTGCCTCCGCCGATGCCGGCCGAGGCCACACGCCAGGGGCCCGCGCGCGAGCACTTCAGCCAGGCCCTCGAGCGTGGCGACCTCGTCCGCGCCGAGCACGCCCTGCTTGCCTGGGCACGCCAGGCGCGACCCGGCCTGCGTAATCTTGGCGAGCTGTCCGCCGCGCTGCGGCCGGGTCGCCAGCCTGACGCTATCGACGCCCTGCAGCGGGCGCGCTTCAGCAACGGCACGGCGGACGCGGCAGACCTGCGCGCAGCCTTCAAGAACGGTTTTGACTGGCGCCCCGTCGAGGGCCCGTGCGGCACCGGCGGCGGGTTGCCTCCGCTTTACCCGCGCTAG
- a CDS encoding O-acetyl-ADP-ribose deacetylase, giving the protein MNPEVIEADITSLPVDAIVNAANTSLLGGGGVDGAIHRAAGPALLAACRALPEVSPGVRCPTGEARITSGFALPARWVIHTVGPIWHGGTAGEPALLAACYRHTLALAAEHGVDSIAFPAISAGVYGYPAGLAARVAVTALREASWVPNRVVLCAFSAAMAAHYRDALAG; this is encoded by the coding sequence ATGAACCCGGAAGTGATCGAGGCGGACATCACATCCCTGCCCGTGGACGCCATCGTCAACGCGGCCAACACCTCCCTGCTGGGCGGCGGCGGCGTGGACGGCGCCATCCATCGGGCCGCCGGCCCGGCCCTGCTGGCGGCCTGCCGGGCGCTGCCGGAGGTGAGCCCGGGGGTGCGCTGCCCCACCGGTGAAGCACGAATAACCTCAGGTTTCGCCCTGCCCGCCCGCTGGGTCATCCACACCGTTGGGCCCATCTGGCACGGCGGCACGGCGGGTGAACCGGCCCTGCTGGCCGCCTGCTACCGGCACACCCTGGCGCTCGCGGCGGAGCACGGCGTCGATAGCATCGCGTTTCCCGCCATCAGCGCGGGCGTGTACGGCTACCCGGCGGGGCTGGCCGCCCGCGTCGCCGTGACAGCCCTGCGCGAGGCCTCATGGGTACCCAACCGCGTCGTGCTGTGCGCCTTCAGCGCCGCGATGGCGGCGCACTACCGCGACGCGCTGGCAGGCTAG
- a CDS encoding MarR family winged helix-turn-helix transcriptional regulator produces MPTRTQAMADPIKPEDISFGYLLNDVTLLFRKHFDRRAVTFGLTRAQWRALKWLHRRPGMRQNELAEQLDMEPIAVGRVIDRLQAAGFVERRPDPKDRRAWRLHDTEQARGVIDDMEDISRGLRRDATLGIDAADLEKMLAVLERIKGNLQALDGPSEES; encoded by the coding sequence ATGCCGACCCGTACCCAAGCCATGGCCGACCCGATCAAACCTGAAGATATCTCGTTCGGCTACCTGCTCAACGACGTCACCCTGCTTTTCCGCAAGCATTTCGACCGGCGGGCCGTGACGTTCGGGCTGACCCGTGCCCAATGGCGTGCCCTGAAGTGGCTGCACCGTCGCCCGGGCATGCGCCAGAACGAGCTGGCCGAGCAGCTGGACATGGAACCGATCGCCGTGGGCCGCGTCATCGACCGCCTCCAGGCGGCCGGTTTCGTCGAACGCCGCCCCGACCCGAAAGACCGCCGCGCATGGCGCCTGCACGATACCGAGCAGGCTCGCGGCGTCATCGACGACATGGAAGATATCTCCCGTGGCCTGCGCCGCGATGCCACGCTCGGCATCGACGCCGCCGACCTCGAAAAAATGCTCGCCGTGCTGGAGCGTATTAAGGGGAATCTGCAGGCGCTGGACGGACCGTCCGAAGAAAGCTGA
- a CDS encoding efflux RND transporter periplasmic adaptor subunit, translating to MQRSPGKKFLLILGLIVLAAIVAGVWRHGADGKDAQKPGKGAPAAAGTPVTTAVATKGEIDLSLKVIGRAEAYSTVNIRSRVNGQLESLAFTPGAHVKKGDLLARVDPRPLKAALDEAQGKVASDQAQLTKAEADLARYQNMLGKGFVSRADFDLYKANLGVARAALVSDQAAARAAQVQLDFTTISAPFDGITGAPLAYPGATLTADTTDIVVLNEVDPIRVAFSIPEDSLSAVRASQRRGALPVEAKIPGDTGGPLQGELEFVDNAVDATTGTIVLKGRFANADGRLTAGQFAEVTLPTTRLVDAVSIPVIALQSSTSGTFVFVVKPDNTVEQRSITTGATTASRVVVDKGLSAGERVVTEGQMLLVEGAKVRIDKG from the coding sequence ATGCAACGATCCCCAGGGAAGAAATTCCTCCTCATTCTCGGACTGATTGTGCTCGCCGCCATCGTGGCTGGCGTCTGGCGCCACGGCGCGGACGGCAAGGACGCACAGAAGCCTGGCAAAGGCGCACCCGCCGCTGCCGGCACGCCCGTGACCACCGCCGTCGCGACCAAGGGCGAGATCGACCTGTCGCTCAAGGTCATCGGCCGCGCCGAAGCGTATTCCACGGTCAACATCCGCTCGCGAGTGAACGGCCAGCTGGAATCGCTGGCGTTCACGCCCGGCGCGCATGTGAAGAAAGGCGACCTGCTGGCGCGCGTTGATCCGCGCCCGCTCAAGGCCGCGCTGGACGAAGCGCAGGGCAAGGTCGCCAGCGACCAGGCGCAGCTGACGAAGGCCGAGGCCGATCTCGCGCGCTATCAGAACATGCTCGGCAAGGGTTTCGTGAGCCGTGCGGACTTCGACCTGTACAAGGCCAACCTCGGCGTCGCGCGCGCGGCGCTGGTCAGCGATCAGGCCGCGGCACGTGCCGCGCAGGTGCAGCTCGACTTCACCACGATCAGCGCGCCGTTCGACGGCATCACCGGCGCACCGCTGGCGTATCCGGGCGCAACGCTCACGGCGGACACCACCGACATCGTCGTGCTCAACGAGGTCGATCCGATCCGCGTGGCGTTCTCGATTCCCGAAGACAGCCTCTCCGCCGTGCGCGCCAGCCAGCGTCGCGGCGCGCTGCCGGTCGAAGCGAAGATCCCCGGCGACACCGGCGGCCCGCTCCAGGGCGAGCTGGAATTCGTCGATAACGCCGTGGACGCCACGACCGGCACCATCGTGCTGAAGGGCCGCTTTGCCAACGCCGACGGCCGCCTCACCGCGGGCCAGTTCGCCGAAGTCACGCTGCCGACGACGCGCCTGGTGGATGCGGTGAGCATCCCGGTCATCGCCCTGCAGAGCTCCACCAGCGGCACGTTCGTCTTCGTCGTGAAGCCGGACAACACCGTCGAGCAGCGCAGCATCACCACCGGCGCGACCACGGCGTCGCGCGTCGTGGTCGACAAGGGGTTGAGCGCGGGCGAGCGCGTGGTCACCGAAGGTCAGATGCTGCTCGTCGAAGGCGCCAAAGTGCGCATCGACAAGGGCTGA
- a CDS encoding efflux RND transporter permease subunit, giving the protein MNLPELCIRRPVMTTLLMAALVIFGIAAYPKLPVNELPNVDFPTINISASLPGASPETMASSVATPLEAQLSTIAGIDSLTSSSSLGSTTITVTFALDRSIDGAAQDVQAAISAAQRQLPQDMPTPPTYRKVNPADAPILFLTMQSSTLPLSTVDDYAETELAQRLSMVEGVAQVNVYGSQKYAVRIAVNPDRLAATGIGVDQMASAVAAANVNKATGALNGSRQLLSIRSDGQLMRAADYNQVVVAYRNGAPIRLSDIAKPRDSVQDDQKASWFNGKRAITLAIQRQPGANTVETVDRILTLLPGFEATLPPSVKLDVMYDRSVSIRDSVHDVQFTLVLAGILVVLVIYLFLGNASATLIPAVALPISVLGTFGAMFALGYSLDNLSLLALTLAVGFVVDDAIVMLENIMRHIELGERPFEAAVKGANEIGFTIFSMTLSLVAVFIPVMFMGGIVGRLFHEFAVVISVSILISGFVSITLTPMLCSRFVKAHAHDKRSRIVVWFDKGFSALTAGYTSTLGWCMRHPRVVLGVFALSLAATGVLFAITPKDFIPAGDSGQLRVTTEGPTDISFAAMSARQEALAEIAGKDPNIGGYMSSVGAGGARATINSGSILLTLRPPSERGHTTPDEIIQQLRHKFAQVPGIRTYIQNPPAIQVGGRQSKAQYQYTVQSTDLQALYAWSGKLVSAFQKLPGFQDVTTDLDLNSPSMIVQVNRDKLAPMGLTMDQVQTALGTAFGENQISTIYGSATQYWVILQVERQMQDDPAVLSKLYVTSDSGKLIPLSTVAHFERKPQVLTVNHQGQLPAVTVSFNLAPGVSLSDAVGSIDRATTELKLPATLSGSVQGTAQAFQDSIKGMGLLLLLAVFVIYLVLGILYESFIHPLTILSGLPAAAVGALLTLVLFNASLDLFAFVGIVMLVGIVKKNAIMMIDFALERQRETGVTPFDAIYEASRVRFRPIMMTTMAAFAGTLPIALGIGAGAETRRPLGLAVVGGLVVSQILTLYLTPVIYLYMSRLQERVAPKQIEAEPLPHH; this is encoded by the coding sequence GTGAACCTGCCTGAACTGTGTATCCGCCGCCCGGTGATGACCACGCTGCTGATGGCGGCGCTGGTGATCTTCGGCATCGCGGCGTATCCCAAGCTCCCGGTCAACGAGCTGCCGAACGTCGACTTCCCCACCATCAACATCAGCGCGAGCCTGCCGGGCGCGTCGCCGGAGACCATGGCGTCTTCGGTGGCCACGCCGCTGGAAGCGCAGCTCTCGACCATCGCGGGCATCGATTCGCTGACCTCGTCCAGCTCGCTCGGCTCGACGACGATCACCGTCACCTTTGCCCTGGACCGCAGCATCGATGGCGCCGCGCAGGACGTGCAGGCCGCCATCTCCGCCGCGCAGCGCCAGCTGCCGCAGGACATGCCGACGCCGCCCACCTACCGCAAGGTGAACCCGGCGGACGCGCCCATCCTGTTCCTCACCATGCAGTCGTCCACGCTGCCGTTGTCCACCGTGGACGACTACGCGGAAACCGAGCTCGCCCAGCGCCTGTCGATGGTCGAAGGTGTCGCGCAGGTCAACGTCTACGGCTCGCAGAAGTACGCCGTGCGCATCGCGGTGAACCCGGACCGGCTCGCCGCCACGGGCATTGGCGTGGACCAGATGGCCAGCGCCGTCGCCGCGGCCAACGTCAACAAGGCCACCGGTGCGCTCAATGGCAGCCGCCAGCTGCTGTCCATCCGTTCGGACGGCCAGCTCATGCGTGCGGCCGATTACAACCAGGTGGTTGTCGCCTATCGCAACGGCGCACCAATTCGTCTTTCCGATATCGCCAAGCCGCGCGATAGCGTGCAGGACGACCAGAAGGCCAGCTGGTTCAACGGCAAGCGCGCGATCACCCTGGCCATCCAGCGCCAGCCGGGCGCGAATACGGTGGAAACCGTCGACCGCATCCTCACCCTGCTGCCGGGCTTCGAGGCCACGCTGCCGCCGTCGGTCAAGCTCGACGTGATGTACGACCGCTCGGTCTCCATCCGCGATTCCGTGCACGACGTGCAGTTCACCCTGGTGCTCGCGGGCATCCTCGTGGTGCTGGTGATCTACCTGTTCCTGGGCAACGCCTCGGCCACGCTGATTCCCGCCGTGGCCCTGCCGATTTCGGTGCTGGGCACGTTTGGCGCGATGTTCGCGCTGGGCTACAGCCTCGATAACCTGTCGTTGCTGGCGCTGACGCTGGCGGTGGGCTTCGTCGTCGACGATGCCATCGTGATGCTCGAAAACATCATGCGCCACATCGAGCTGGGCGAACGGCCCTTCGAGGCGGCGGTGAAGGGCGCCAACGAGATCGGCTTCACCATCTTCTCCATGACGCTCTCGCTCGTCGCCGTGTTCATCCCCGTGATGTTCATGGGTGGCATCGTCGGCCGCCTGTTCCACGAGTTCGCCGTGGTCATCAGCGTCTCCATCCTGATCTCCGGCTTCGTCTCGATCACGCTGACGCCCATGCTGTGCAGCCGCTTCGTCAAGGCGCACGCGCACGACAAGCGCAGCCGCATCGTGGTGTGGTTCGACAAGGGCTTCAGCGCACTGACGGCCGGCTACACCAGCACCTTGGGCTGGTGCATGCGCCACCCGCGCGTGGTGCTGGGCGTGTTTGCGCTGAGCCTCGCCGCCACCGGCGTGCTTTTCGCCATCACCCCGAAGGATTTCATCCCCGCCGGTGACAGCGGCCAGCTGCGTGTGACGACCGAAGGCCCGACCGATATCTCATTCGCGGCCATGTCCGCGCGCCAGGAAGCGCTGGCGGAGATCGCGGGCAAGGATCCGAACATCGGCGGCTACATGTCGAGCGTCGGCGCCGGTGGTGCGCGCGCTACGATCAACTCCGGCTCCATCCTGCTCACCCTGCGTCCGCCGTCCGAGCGCGGCCATACCACGCCGGACGAGATCATCCAGCAGCTGCGGCACAAGTTCGCCCAGGTGCCGGGTATCCGCACGTACATCCAGAACCCGCCCGCCATCCAGGTGGGCGGCCGCCAGTCGAAGGCGCAGTACCAGTACACGGTGCAGTCCACCGACCTGCAGGCGCTGTATGCGTGGTCCGGCAAGCTGGTCAGCGCGTTCCAGAAGCTGCCGGGCTTCCAGGACGTCACCACCGACCTGGACCTCAACAGCCCGTCGATGATCGTGCAGGTGAACCGCGACAAGCTCGCACCGATGGGCCTGACCATGGACCAGGTGCAGACGGCGCTCGGCACGGCCTTCGGCGAGAACCAGATCTCCACCATCTACGGCTCGGCCACGCAGTACTGGGTGATCCTGCAGGTGGAGCGGCAGATGCAGGACGACCCTGCCGTGCTGTCCAAGTTGTACGTCACGTCCGATAGCGGCAAGCTGATTCCGCTCAGCACGGTGGCGCACTTCGAGCGCAAGCCGCAGGTGCTGACGGTGAACCACCAGGGCCAGCTGCCGGCGGTGACGGTGTCGTTCAACCTGGCGCCCGGTGTCTCGCTGAGCGATGCGGTAGGCAGTATCGACCGCGCGACCACGGAGCTGAAGTTGCCCGCCACGCTGAGTGGCAGCGTGCAGGGCACGGCTCAGGCCTTCCAGGATTCGATCAAGGGCATGGGCCTGCTGTTGCTGCTCGCCGTGTTCGTGATCTACCTGGTGCTCGGCATCCTCTACGAGAGCTTCATCCACCCGCTGACGATCCTGTCCGGCCTGCCCGCGGCGGCGGTGGGTGCGTTGCTCACGCTGGTGCTCTTCAACGCATCGCTCGACCTGTTCGCCTTCGTCGGCATCGTGATGCTGGTGGGTATCGTGAAGAAGAACGCGATCATGATGATCGACTTCGCCCTGGAGCGTCAGCGCGAAACCGGCGTCACGCCGTTCGATGCGATCTACGAAGCCAGCCGCGTGCGTTTCCGTCCGATCATGATGACGACGATGGCGGCCTTCGCGGGCACGCTGCCGATTGCGCTGGGGATTGGCGCCGGTGCGGAGACGCGTCGTCCGCTCGGCCTGGCCGTCGTGGGTGGCCTGGTGGTGTCGCAGATCCTGACGCTGTACCTCACGCCGGTGATCTATCTCTACATGAGTCGCTTGCAGGAGCGCGTGGCGCCGAAGCAGATCGAGGCCGAGCCGCTGCCGCATCACTGA